Proteins from a single region of Labedella gwakjiensis:
- a CDS encoding LysE family translocator, with product MLPAASAGAFALAAFALIIIPGPSVLFVIGRSLALGRRGGFLSVLGNALGMLPAIILVAFGVGTIVAESVLLFAVIKYVGAAYVIYLGVQAIRHRHDHGDDGAATVRTRPSSLRLVREGFIVGITNPKTVVFFVAVLPQFVHYESGAIPVQMLTLGLIFFAIALASDGAWALTAGTARAWFAGSPRRLSRLTAGGGVMMIGLGGTLALSGSKA from the coding sequence ATGCTTCCCGCAGCCAGCGCCGGGGCATTCGCCCTTGCCGCCTTCGCACTCATCATCATCCCCGGGCCCAGCGTGCTCTTCGTGATCGGACGATCGCTCGCGCTCGGTCGACGTGGCGGTTTCCTGAGCGTGCTCGGCAATGCCCTCGGCATGCTGCCCGCGATCATCCTCGTGGCATTCGGCGTGGGAACGATCGTGGCGGAGTCGGTCCTCCTCTTCGCCGTGATCAAGTACGTCGGAGCGGCGTACGTGATCTACCTCGGCGTCCAGGCCATCCGGCATCGTCACGACCACGGCGACGATGGGGCAGCGACGGTTCGAACCCGACCATCCTCGTTACGCCTCGTCCGCGAAGGGTTCATCGTAGGAATCACGAACCCGAAGACAGTCGTGTTCTTCGTCGCGGTGCTCCCCCAGTTCGTCCATTACGAGTCGGGCGCGATCCCCGTGCAGATGCTCACCCTCGGCCTCATCTTCTTCGCCATCGCCCTCGCAAGCGACGGCGCGTGGGCGCTCACGGCCGGCACGGCTCGCGCATGGTTCGCCGGTAGCCCCCGACGCCTCTCGCGCCTCACCGCGGGCGGAGGCGTGATGATGATCGGTCTCGGCGGAACCTTGGCGCTCTCCGGCTCCAAGGCGTAG
- a CDS encoding Rv2578c family radical SAM protein, which produces MRWSTQEIRADEASTLPGLARINTIVRSVTTPEFAGVTFHEILAKSALNKVPRGSGMPFGWTINPYRGCSHACVYCFARPTHTYLDLNAGTDFDSQVIVKLNVAEVLERELAKPTWQHHAVALGTNTDPYQRAEGRYALMPGIITALASSGTPLSILTKGTLLRRDLPLLADAAEQVPIDIAMSIAIYDDELQKSIEPGTPSADARLRTVTAARDAGFDCSVFLMPVLPWLTDTTEHLDAAMRRIAAAGATSVLYSALYLKPGVKPWFMHWLERTHPELVPRYREMYSAGSYAPKAYRQWLANRIRPLIRAHGLDEGREDPATGGIRSSALGMFRGPDGERRPLGHTSEDRRTPASRETVPKPVVRFEVPDGPTLF; this is translated from the coding sequence ATGAGATGGAGCACGCAGGAGATCCGAGCGGACGAGGCCTCGACGCTGCCCGGCCTGGCGCGCATCAACACCATCGTGCGCAGCGTCACCACGCCGGAGTTCGCAGGTGTCACGTTCCACGAGATCCTCGCCAAGTCGGCGCTCAACAAGGTGCCACGAGGATCCGGCATGCCCTTCGGGTGGACCATCAACCCGTATCGCGGATGCAGTCACGCGTGCGTCTACTGCTTCGCCCGTCCCACGCACACCTACCTCGATCTCAACGCCGGCACCGACTTCGACAGTCAAGTGATCGTCAAGCTCAACGTCGCCGAGGTGCTCGAGAGGGAGCTCGCAAAGCCGACCTGGCAGCATCACGCAGTGGCCCTCGGCACCAACACGGATCCGTATCAGCGAGCCGAGGGGCGGTACGCCCTCATGCCGGGAATCATCACCGCGCTCGCCTCCTCGGGCACTCCGCTCTCCATCCTCACGAAAGGCACGCTGCTCCGACGAGACCTCCCCCTGCTGGCAGACGCGGCAGAGCAGGTACCGATCGATATCGCCATGTCGATCGCGATCTACGACGACGAGCTGCAGAAGTCGATCGAGCCGGGAACGCCGAGCGCCGACGCGCGCCTGCGCACCGTGACAGCCGCGCGAGACGCCGGCTTCGACTGCTCGGTGTTCCTCATGCCGGTCCTTCCCTGGCTCACCGACACCACCGAGCACCTCGACGCGGCCATGCGCCGAATCGCAGCCGCAGGGGCCACCTCCGTGCTGTACTCGGCCCTGTACCTCAAACCCGGCGTGAAGCCCTGGTTCATGCACTGGCTCGAGCGCACGCATCCCGAGCTCGTCCCTCGCTATCGCGAGATGTATTCGGCCGGTTCCTATGCGCCCAAGGCGTACCGGCAGTGGTTGGCCAATCGGATACGGCCCCTCATCCGCGCCCACGGACTCGATGAGGGGCGCGAAGATCCGGCGACGGGCGGAATCCGATCGAGCGCACTCGGCATGTTCCGGGGGCCCGACGGCGAGCGCCGACCACTCGGACACACGAGCGAGGACAGACGGACACCAGCGTCGCGGGAGACCGTGCCGAAGCCCGTCGTGCGCTTCGAGGTCCCGGATGGCCCGACACTGTTCTGA
- a CDS encoding DEAD/DEAH box helicase, producing the protein MPKNNKPGGGRPARNFDPAYAPKRSSGRPGSRSPKHRGFRETEPVEKKARWNADERATRAGEREARGGDRDARGGRDTRGGDRFSRDERPARNGREERPARSARFSRDERPARSDRFSRDERPARSDRFSRDERPARNDRDDRPARFSRDERPARTDRFSRDERPARSDRFSRDERSGRDARPARTDRFSRDDRPARDDRFSRDERPARGDRDDRPARFSRDERPARGDRFSRDDRPSRNDRDDRDDRPARFSRDERPARSDRFSRDDRPRRDDRSGGPRSSGGFPPSRDAGSRYTPTDDVVLERLEADAIQAKDVEGVTFGDLGLGGNITRALAELGAESPFPIQAATIPDVLAGRDVLGRGRTGSGKTIAFGAPLVEKLMENGGGKKRQMGRKPRALVLAPTRELALQIDGTIQPIARSVGLFTTQIYGGVPQGRQVGALQRGVDIVIGTPGRIEDLIEQGRLDLSEVVVTVLDEADHMCDLGFLEPVQRILRKTSGGGQKLLFSATLDRGVASLVDEFLKKPAVHEVAGEDQASSTIDHRVLVIEHRDKDELIERLANRDEKTLIFARTRAYAERLTDQLEDAGILAVALHGDLNQARRTRNLEKLTSGRVNVLVATDVAARGIHVDDITLVVQADAPDEYKTYMHRSGRTGRAGKEGTVVTLITRSRQRRMAELLERAEIDADFVETHPSDDLVVELASR; encoded by the coding sequence ATGCCCAAGAACAACAAGCCAGGCGGCGGACGCCCGGCACGCAACTTCGACCCCGCGTACGCCCCGAAGCGCTCGTCCGGGCGACCGGGAAGCCGAAGCCCGAAGCACCGCGGATTCCGCGAGACGGAGCCGGTGGAGAAGAAGGCGAGATGGAACGCCGACGAGCGCGCCACCCGCGCAGGAGAGCGTGAAGCCCGCGGTGGAGACCGTGACGCGCGTGGCGGTCGTGACACCCGAGGCGGAGACCGCTTCTCGCGTGACGAGCGTCCTGCTCGGAACGGCCGTGAGGAGCGTCCTGCTCGTTCGGCTCGTTTCTCGCGCGATGAGCGTCCTGCTCGTTCGGACCGTTTTTCCCGTGACGAGCGTCCCGCTCGTAGTGACCGCTTCTCTCGCGACGAGCGTCCGGCGCGCAACGATCGCGACGACCGTCCCGCTCGGTTCTCCCGTGATGAGCGTCCCGCTCGGACCGATCGGTTCTCCCGTGATGAGCGTCCCGCTCGTTCGGACCGATTCTCCCGTGACGAGCGCTCGGGCCGCGACGCGCGTCCGGCTCGGACCGATCGTTTCTCTCGCGACGACCGTCCTGCCCGCGACGATCGGTTTTCGCGTGATGAGCGTCCTGCGCGCGGTGACCGGGACGACCGTCCCGCCCGGTTCTCGCGTGATGAGCGTCCGGCGCGCGGTGACCGTTTTTCTCGTGATGACCGTCCCTCTCGGAACGACCGAGACGACCGGGACGACCGACCCGCCCGGTTCTCCCGCGATGAGCGCCCGGCGCGCAGCGACCGGTTCTCGCGCGATGACCGTCCGCGCCGCGACGACCGTTCCGGCGGTCCGCGTTCCAGCGGCGGCTTCCCGCCGTCCCGTGACGCGGGGAGCCGGTACACGCCCACGGACGACGTCGTGCTCGAGCGCCTCGAGGCCGACGCCATCCAGGCGAAGGACGTCGAGGGTGTGACCTTCGGGGACCTCGGTCTCGGCGGCAACATCACGCGTGCCCTCGCGGAGCTCGGCGCCGAGAGCCCTTTCCCGATCCAGGCGGCGACGATCCCCGACGTTCTGGCCGGCCGCGACGTGCTCGGGCGAGGGCGTACGGGCAGCGGAAAGACCATCGCGTTCGGTGCGCCGCTCGTCGAGAAGCTCATGGAGAACGGCGGAGGCAAGAAGCGCCAGATGGGCCGCAAGCCCCGCGCCCTCGTCCTCGCTCCCACGCGCGAGCTCGCGTTGCAGATCGACGGCACGATCCAGCCGATCGCGCGGAGCGTCGGTCTGTTCACCACCCAGATCTACGGCGGTGTGCCGCAGGGCCGTCAGGTCGGAGCGCTGCAGCGCGGAGTGGACATCGTGATCGGCACTCCTGGCCGGATCGAGGACCTCATCGAGCAGGGGCGACTCGACCTGTCGGAGGTGGTCGTGACGGTGCTCGACGAGGCAGACCACATGTGCGACCTCGGCTTCCTCGAGCCGGTTCAGCGCATCCTGCGTAAGACGTCGGGCGGCGGGCAGAAGCTCCTCTTCTCGGCCACCCTCGACCGTGGCGTCGCGTCGCTCGTCGACGAGTTCCTGAAGAAGCCGGCCGTCCACGAGGTAGCCGGTGAGGACCAGGCATCGTCGACGATCGATCACCGCGTGCTCGTGATCGAGCACCGCGACAAGGACGAACTCATCGAGCGCCTCGCCAACCGCGATGAGAAGACGCTCATCTTCGCGCGCACTCGTGCGTACGCCGAGCGCCTCACCGATCAGCTCGAGGACGCGGGCATCCTCGCCGTCGCGCTGCACGGTGACCTCAACCAGGCCCGTCGCACCCGCAACCTCGAGAAGCTGACGTCGGGACGTGTGAACGTGCTCGTGGCGACGGATGTCGCGGCGCGAGGAATCCACGTCGACGACATCACCCTCGTCGTACAGGCCGACGCGCCGGACGAGTACAAGACGTACATGCACCGTTCCGGTCGCACCGGTCGCGCCGGGAAGGAGGGCACCGTCGTGACCCTCATCACGCGCAGCCGACAGCGTCGGATGGCCGAACTGCTGGAGCGCGCCGAGATCGACGCGGACTTCGTGGAGACGCATCCGAGCGACGACCTCGTCGTCGAGCTCGCCTCCCGCTGA
- a CDS encoding GlsB/YeaQ/YmgE family stress response membrane protein produces MGFLGFLLLGLIAGAIAKLILPGRQGGGWIITLVLGVVGALLGGFIGSLLFGRGLEEFFDLGTWLLAIGGAIIVLLIYGALTGRKGSRA; encoded by the coding sequence ATGGGATTCCTCGGATTTCTCCTTCTCGGACTGATCGCCGGTGCGATCGCGAAGCTCATTCTTCCCGGACGACAGGGCGGCGGATGGATCATCACGCTCGTCCTCGGTGTCGTTGGCGCGCTGCTCGGTGGTTTCATCGGCAGCCTGCTCTTCGGCCGCGGCCTCGAAGAGTTCTTCGACCTCGGTACCTGGCTCCTCGCGATCGGTGGCGCGATCATCGTGCTGCTGATCTACGGTGCCCTCACGGGACGCAAGGGCAGCCGCGCCTGA
- a CDS encoding 3-hydroxyisobutyryl-CoA hydrolase — translation MTDDDVDIRVEGRLGHITLDRPERLNALTPGILTRISNALASWRDRDDVETVLIDGAGDRGFCAGGDVRMITEAGPQEARRFWELEYATILEIARYAKPVVAVMDGVTMGGGVGLSGHARLRVVTERSRVAMPEVRIGLAPDVGGALLLARAPGLLGLHVGLTAATMTGADAIAAGFADSYVPSSDVLELVDALILPGAEAAEIVARVAQTPPESELLAARAWIDAAYDSGSVGDILAALRARPESEAAEAAAAIETMSPMSLAVTLRTIELAALDDDLERVLHRDLAVSTALFARPDFAEGVRAQVVDKDRSPRWSPARIGDVDAAEVEAIAAAR, via the coding sequence ATGACAGACGACGATGTCGATATCCGGGTTGAGGGCCGGCTCGGCCACATCACGCTCGACCGGCCGGAGAGACTCAACGCACTCACCCCCGGGATCCTCACCCGTATCTCCAATGCGCTCGCCTCGTGGCGCGACCGCGACGACGTCGAGACGGTCCTCATCGACGGAGCGGGGGACCGCGGTTTCTGCGCGGGTGGAGACGTACGGATGATCACCGAGGCCGGGCCGCAGGAGGCGCGGAGGTTCTGGGAACTCGAGTACGCGACGATCCTGGAGATCGCCCGCTACGCGAAGCCCGTCGTCGCCGTCATGGACGGCGTCACGATGGGCGGTGGCGTCGGCCTCTCGGGCCACGCGCGTCTTCGCGTCGTCACGGAGCGGTCGCGCGTCGCGATGCCCGAGGTCCGGATCGGTCTCGCTCCCGACGTCGGAGGCGCTCTGCTCCTCGCACGTGCGCCCGGTCTGCTCGGCCTCCACGTGGGCCTCACCGCCGCCACCATGACCGGTGCCGATGCCATCGCAGCGGGCTTCGCCGACTCCTACGTGCCCTCGAGCGATGTGCTGGAGCTCGTGGACGCACTCATCCTGCCCGGTGCCGAGGCCGCGGAGATCGTCGCGCGAGTGGCTCAGACGCCGCCCGAATCCGAGCTCCTCGCCGCACGGGCGTGGATCGACGCGGCGTACGACTCCGGTTCCGTGGGGGACATCCTCGCGGCGCTGCGGGCGCGACCCGAATCGGAGGCAGCGGAGGCTGCGGCCGCCATCGAGACGATGTCGCCGATGTCGCTCGCCGTCACCCTGCGTACCATCGAGCTCGCCGCGCTCGACGACGACCTCGAGCGGGTCCTCCATCGTGATCTCGCCGTATCGACGGCCCTCTTCGCGCGACCCGACTTCGCCGAGGGCGTGAGGGCCCAGGTCGTGGACAAGGACCGTTCGCCGCGATGGTCGCCTGCGCGCATCGGAGACGTCGATGCGGCCGAGGTGGAGGCGATCGCCGCCGCTCGGTGA
- a CDS encoding antibiotic biosynthesis monooxygenase — protein sequence MAQPITVSIERAVDPARITEATAWVQAGIQLANKHPGFLGSGWVRAGDDSWTWHMLYRFTDESTLTAWEGSPERQWWLSTGRDFATESRVERRTGIEGWFDQPVGRTVEVGAPDTGSTATPPTGAVSTVPSVPPRWKQAVSIWLGFFPVNLAFSLLVLFLPWWEDVAVLWRVLITTLVLTPIMTFWVLPAVTRLIRPWLQASR from the coding sequence ATGGCACAACCGATCACGGTCTCGATCGAGCGCGCGGTGGATCCCGCTCGCATCACCGAGGCCACCGCATGGGTCCAGGCGGGCATCCAGCTCGCGAACAAGCATCCGGGTTTTCTCGGGTCCGGATGGGTACGGGCGGGGGACGACTCCTGGACGTGGCACATGCTCTACCGGTTCACGGACGAGTCGACGCTCACCGCCTGGGAGGGCTCCCCCGAGCGGCAGTGGTGGCTGAGTACAGGCCGCGACTTCGCGACGGAGTCCCGCGTGGAGAGACGCACCGGGATCGAGGGCTGGTTCGATCAGCCGGTGGGCCGCACGGTGGAGGTGGGCGCCCCGGACACCGGGTCGACGGCGACGCCCCCGACGGGCGCCGTATCGACCGTGCCATCGGTGCCGCCGCGCTGGAAGCAGGCGGTGAGCATCTGGCTGGGATTCTTTCCCGTGAATCTCGCCTTCAGCCTGCTCGTGCTCTTCCTGCCCTGGTGGGAGGACGTCGCAGTTCTCTGGCGCGTCCTCATCACCACGCTCGTGCTCACTCCGATCATGACCTTCTGGGTGCTCCCGGCGGTGACGCGGCTCATCCGCCCCTGGTTGCAGGCGTCCAGGTAG
- a CDS encoding MBL fold metallo-hydrolase, with amino-acid sequence MELAPSLHRLGDDIVAAYLVDTAEGVTVIDAGLPGHFRDLVAELRTMGRSLDDVRGVILTHGDSDHIGFAERLRRDHGVPVFVHPADAGRAKGGPQPKNARQALRLGPVLRFLVSTIRSGGLRSTPLRETVDVRDGDVLDLPGSPRIIGMPGHSPGSVAVRVPAVDAVFVGDALTTRDVLTGRTGPRPAPFTDEPAEALQSLKHLLPTGARWVLPGHGAPWSGGVGEAVRAVEATAAD; translated from the coding sequence ATGGAACTCGCCCCCTCCCTCCACCGTCTCGGCGACGACATCGTCGCCGCCTACCTCGTCGATACCGCCGAGGGTGTCACCGTCATCGACGCCGGCCTCCCCGGCCACTTCCGCGACCTCGTCGCCGAGCTGCGCACGATGGGCAGGTCGCTCGACGACGTGCGCGGGGTGATCCTCACGCACGGAGACTCCGACCACATCGGGTTCGCCGAGCGGCTCCGTCGCGATCACGGCGTACCCGTCTTCGTGCACCCGGCGGACGCCGGGCGCGCGAAGGGTGGGCCTCAGCCGAAGAACGCTCGACAGGCCCTACGCCTCGGACCCGTCCTCCGTTTCCTCGTCTCCACGATCCGCTCCGGCGGACTGCGTTCGACGCCGCTTCGGGAGACCGTCGATGTACGAGACGGCGACGTCCTCGATCTGCCGGGATCGCCGCGGATCATCGGGATGCCGGGCCATTCACCCGGCAGCGTCGCCGTGCGCGTCCCTGCCGTCGACGCCGTGTTCGTGGGCGACGCCCTCACGACGCGGGACGTCCTCACCGGACGCACCGGCCCGCGACCGGCCCCCTTCACGGACGAACCGGCCGAGGCGCTCCAGTCGCTGAAGCACCTCCTGCCGACGGGCGCCCGCTGGGTCCTGCCCGGTCACGGGGCGCCCTGGAGCGGAGGCGTCGGCGAGGCCGTACGCGCTGTCGAGGCGACGGCGGCCGACTGA
- a CDS encoding TetR/AcrR family transcriptional regulator, translating to MPTPERTSLDAIVTAASDLLEETGLVGVTMQAVADRVGVRPPSLYKRVENRERLIQLVAEATLTEVGRLTADAEGPADLANTMRAFGHRRPAAFQLVMTPSPGTPVAGDPFRVAASASILRVSRDLVGDTRALEAARTLTAWTAGFITMELGGSFRLGGDLEDAWRFGLERITAALASADDGESAAPRD from the coding sequence ATGCCCACCCCCGAACGGACCTCCCTCGACGCGATCGTCACCGCCGCCTCCGATCTGCTGGAGGAGACGGGACTCGTGGGCGTGACGATGCAGGCCGTGGCCGACCGCGTCGGAGTACGCCCACCGTCGCTGTACAAGCGCGTGGAGAACCGCGAGCGACTCATTCAGCTCGTCGCCGAGGCGACGCTCACGGAGGTCGGCCGCCTCACCGCGGACGCCGAAGGGCCGGCCGACCTCGCGAATACGATGCGCGCGTTCGGACACCGTCGACCGGCGGCGTTCCAACTCGTCATGACACCGAGCCCCGGCACCCCGGTGGCCGGCGATCCGTTCCGGGTCGCGGCGTCGGCATCGATCCTGCGCGTCTCGCGCGACCTCGTCGGCGACACCCGCGCGCTCGAGGCAGCGCGCACACTCACGGCTTGGACCGCGGGATTCATCACGATGGAACTGGGCGGCAGCTTCCGTCTCGGCGGAGACCTCGAGGACGCGTGGCGGTTCGGTCTCGAGCGCATCACCGCCGCCCTCGCGTCCGCCGACGACGGGGAATCGGCGGCACCCCGGGACTAG
- a CDS encoding MFS transporter, with protein sequence MDALSRTLERRTVAAYAAGSLATGGFATLPGLVLVYFLTDTLGVAALAAGAIVTVVKVWDVLIDPIIGARSDQSLARTGSRRRYMVWGAISLPILFAVTFAAPASLGPLASGAWVLVAFLLTATAFSLFQVAYVALPAELVKRYDERTRLLTWRVVVLAVAILLFGAGGPALRALPDDQGSGYLLMGAVAGVLIGVGMFVASRVAPTDIPRASVRATASLAQNYSGGIDALRRSRAFRSLLATFMLQGLATGLMLAGAQFVATWVLRSELAVTLLFVALIAPAVLLAPAWGRLARRIGKERAFVLASTGFTVAALLLLGLLWEPGPWVYAPIALAGAAYAGMQALPLAMLPDVISDDARRHGSGHAGVIGGLWTAGETAGMGFGAILLTVVLAATGYAESTADMVVDQPATAITGIVVAFSIVPAALVALSLLTLRSYPLRRADIDGELETVEPHESAR encoded by the coding sequence ATGGATGCCCTGTCGCGGACGCTGGAGCGCCGCACGGTCGCGGCCTACGCCGCCGGCTCCCTCGCAACCGGAGGCTTCGCGACGCTTCCGGGCCTCGTGCTCGTCTACTTCCTCACCGACACCCTCGGCGTCGCGGCCCTCGCCGCCGGCGCGATCGTCACGGTCGTGAAGGTGTGGGACGTCCTGATCGATCCCATCATCGGCGCTCGGAGCGACCAGAGCCTCGCTCGTACCGGTTCGCGTCGCCGCTACATGGTGTGGGGCGCCATCTCCCTCCCCATCCTGTTCGCCGTGACGTTCGCCGCGCCGGCGAGTCTCGGCCCGCTCGCGAGCGGCGCATGGGTGCTCGTGGCGTTCCTGCTCACGGCGACGGCGTTCAGCCTGTTCCAGGTCGCATACGTGGCGCTGCCGGCCGAGCTCGTGAAGCGGTACGACGAACGCACGCGCCTGCTCACCTGGCGTGTCGTCGTCCTGGCCGTGGCGATCCTCCTCTTCGGCGCCGGTGGGCCGGCTCTCCGAGCCCTCCCGGACGATCAGGGCTCCGGGTATCTCCTGATGGGCGCCGTCGCCGGGGTCCTGATCGGAGTGGGAATGTTCGTGGCCTCGCGGGTGGCCCCGACGGACATCCCCCGGGCGAGCGTGCGGGCCACGGCGTCCCTCGCCCAGAACTACTCCGGCGGCATCGACGCCCTGCGGCGGAGCCGCGCCTTCCGCTCCCTGCTCGCGACGTTCATGCTGCAAGGGCTCGCGACGGGCCTCATGCTCGCAGGGGCGCAGTTCGTGGCCACGTGGGTGCTCCGCTCCGAGCTCGCCGTCACCCTGCTGTTCGTTGCGCTCATCGCGCCGGCTGTGCTCCTCGCGCCCGCCTGGGGCCGGTTGGCCCGCCGGATCGGCAAGGAACGTGCGTTCGTGCTCGCGAGCACCGGTTTCACCGTCGCGGCGCTCCTTCTGCTCGGGCTGCTCTGGGAGCCGGGACCGTGGGTGTACGCCCCGATCGCGCTCGCAGGCGCTGCGTACGCCGGGATGCAGGCGCTCCCCCTCGCGATGCTGCCCGATGTCATCTCGGACGACGCGCGTCGCCACGGTTCCGGGCATGCCGGCGTGATCGGCGGTCTCTGGACCGCCGGCGAGACGGCGGGCATGGGGTTCGGCGCGATCCTCCTGACCGTGGTGCTCGCCGCGACGGGGTACGCGGAGTCGACCGCTGACATGGTCGTCGACCAGCCGGCGACCGCGATCACGGGCATCGTCGTGGCCTTCAGCATCGTGCCGGCCGCCCTCGTGGCGCTGAGTCTCCTGACCTTGCGCAGCTACCCGTTGCGCCGAGCCGATATCGACGGCGAGCTCGAAACGGTCGAACCTCACGAGAGCGCGCGATGA
- a CDS encoding pyridoxal phosphate-dependent decarboxylase family protein codes for MNHELDERSRAVLEKLTDLRRSDAPTHGGHVLSYVYDSGLAELDALAREAAAAVQSLNALDPTTFPSIASMERDVVGFARTMLHGDDDVVGSVTSGGTESCLLAVKTARDLRNAAGRHAGTPTIVAPSTVHAAFGKAAHYFGLELVRVPVGPDGVVSADAIADAIDDRTALVVVSAPSYPFAAMDPVTDVARIATDHGLPCHVDACIGGWVLPWWGHEVAPWDFRVPGVTSISADAHKYGYAPKGASILLHRGRDRQAAQFFATTDWPGYPVVNPTMLGSRSAAPLAATWAITQRLGPDGFARLAERCRRATGSLVHLIEGIEGLRVVGRPTGPLLAVATDESVAADRRVDPHHWADEARDLGWVLQPQPSYVQSNGSRLPSTTHLTVTPVTESVLPDLAGTLAEAADLVRGVGPASAADALGSLPADVFAGPTLDAATADALLAALGLGGDAPLPPRLAPVMALIEAAPRTLAERLLVALFAGLSTP; via the coding sequence ATGAACCACGAGCTCGACGAGCGATCGCGCGCCGTCCTCGAGAAGCTCACGGATCTGCGGCGCTCCGATGCGCCGACCCACGGTGGACACGTGCTGTCGTACGTGTACGACTCGGGTCTCGCGGAACTCGACGCGCTCGCCCGCGAGGCGGCGGCGGCCGTGCAGTCGCTCAATGCCCTCGATCCGACGACCTTCCCGTCCATCGCCTCGATGGAACGGGACGTCGTCGGCTTCGCGCGGACGATGCTGCACGGCGACGACGACGTCGTGGGGTCCGTCACCTCGGGCGGCACCGAGAGCTGTCTCCTGGCCGTCAAGACCGCACGGGACCTGCGGAACGCAGCGGGCAGGCACGCCGGAACGCCCACGATCGTCGCGCCGAGCACAGTGCACGCGGCGTTCGGGAAGGCGGCGCACTATTTCGGGCTCGAGCTCGTGCGGGTTCCCGTGGGTCCGGACGGGGTCGTCTCGGCCGACGCGATCGCCGACGCCATCGACGATCGCACCGCGCTCGTCGTCGTGTCCGCGCCGTCCTATCCGTTCGCCGCGATGGATCCGGTCACTGACGTGGCACGCATCGCCACCGATCACGGCCTCCCCTGTCACGTCGATGCCTGTATCGGCGGGTGGGTCCTGCCCTGGTGGGGCCACGAGGTGGCGCCGTGGGACTTCCGCGTCCCCGGTGTCACGAGCATCTCGGCCGACGCCCATAAGTACGGCTACGCCCCGAAGGGCGCGTCCATCCTCCTGCACCGCGGCAGGGACCGGCAGGCCGCACAGTTCTTCGCGACGACGGACTGGCCCGGGTACCCGGTCGTGAACCCCACGATGCTGGGCTCCCGCTCGGCCGCTCCGCTCGCGGCGACCTGGGCGATCACGCAGCGACTCGGTCCGGACGGCTTCGCCCGGCTCGCGGAACGATGCCGCCGAGCCACCGGATCACTCGTCCACCTGATCGAGGGGATCGAGGGACTCCGCGTGGTCGGCAGACCGACAGGACCGCTCCTCGCGGTGGCGACCGACGAGTCCGTCGCCGCGGATCGGCGCGTCGATCCTCACCACTGGGCGGACGAGGCGCGCGACCTCGGATGGGTCCTGCAGCCGCAGCCCTCGTACGTCCAGTCGAACGGCTCGCGCCTGCCCTCCACCACCCACCTGACGGTGACGCCCGTGACGGAGTCGGTGCTGCCGGACCTCGCGGGGACTCTCGCCGAGGCGGCTGACCTGGTGCGAGGGGTGGGGCCGGCTTCTGCCGCGGATGCGCTCGGATCACTTCCCGCCGACGTGTTCGCGGGGCCCACCCTCGACGCCGCGACGGCCGATGCGCTCCTCGCGGCCCTGGGCCTCGGCGGGGACGCGCCCCTCCCGCCACGGCTCGCGCCCGTCATGGCCCTCATCGAGGCTGCGCCTCGCACCCTCGCCGAACGTCTGCTCGTCGCGCTCTTCGCGGGGCTCTCGACGCCCTGA
- the crcB gene encoding fluoride efflux transporter CrcB, which produces MIEPWLFVAICVAGGLGAALRYSVDAAITPRLGGSFPLATAVINVSGSFGLGLLVGAAASAGIPAEWLLVGGGGLMGGYTTFSTASLEAVRLAQKGRYLPAIAYVLGVVVLAVASASLGIAVGSAL; this is translated from the coding sequence ATGATCGAACCCTGGTTGTTCGTGGCGATCTGCGTGGCCGGCGGGCTCGGGGCAGCCCTGCGGTACTCGGTCGACGCGGCCATCACGCCGCGGCTCGGCGGGTCCTTCCCCCTGGCGACAGCCGTCATCAATGTCTCGGGCTCCTTCGGGCTCGGTCTCCTGGTCGGCGCGGCGGCGTCGGCCGGAATCCCGGCCGAATGGCTACTCGTCGGCGGCGGAGGCCTGATGGGCGGCTACACGACGTTCAGCACGGCCAGCCTCGAGGCGGTGCGACTGGCGCAGAAGGGACGGTATCTGCCGGCCATCGCGTACGTGCTCGGCGTCGTGGTGCTCGCTGTCGCCTCCGCGTCGCTCGGCATCGCCGTCGGCTCGGCCCTCTGA